A region from the Benincasa hispida cultivar B227 chromosome 8, ASM972705v1, whole genome shotgun sequence genome encodes:
- the LOC120084037 gene encoding uncharacterized protein LOC120084037, translated as MATTTLTLLVTDKLIGDNYASWNNLILTIVIIDDLQFVLTKECPPIPPPTTAQNVRDTYEQWTRANEKTRAYILASINDVLAKKHEPMVTAREXHLSQHKRCLGQEA; from the coding sequence ATGGCAACCACGACATTAACTTTATTAGTCACCGACAAACTAATTGGCGacaactacgctagttggaacaACTTAATACTTACAATAgtaatcatcgatgatctccAGTTCGTCCTTAcgaaggagtgtcctcctattccacctcctactacTGCTCAAAACGTTCGAGACACGTATGAGCAatggacacgggcgaatgagaagACCCGAGCGTACATCTTAGCCAGCATAAACgatgtcttggccaagaagcatgaacccatggtcactgcacgtgaGATNCATCTTAGCCAGCATAAACgatgtcttggccaagaagcatga